The following proteins are encoded in a genomic region of Candidatus Paceibacterota bacterium:
- a CDS encoding TraR/DksA C4-type zinc finger protein, which produces MDTNYYKEKLEEEKKRLEEGLLKIAKPDPEEPGDWETTPTDLNIMASDKNEIADVFEESITKEAVESELEERLNDVKDALKKIESGAYGVCETCGEKINEERLKAEPAAKNCIKHAKNS; this is translated from the coding sequence ATGGACACAAATTATTACAAAGAAAAACTTGAAGAGGAAAAGAAACGGCTGGAAGAAGGACTTCTAAAAATAGCCAAGCCCGACCCGGAAGAACCGGGTGACTGGGAAACAACGCCGACGGACCTGAACATAATGGCATCGGACAAAAACGAAATTGCCGATGTCTTTGAAGAATCAATAACGAAAGAAGCGGTTGAATCCGAACTTGAAGAACGCTTAAACGACGTGAAAGACGCCCTCAAAAAAATAGAAAGCGGCGCATACGGAGTTTGCGAAACCTGCGGAGAAAAAATAAACGAAGAGCGGCTCAAGGCCGAGCCCGCGGCAAAAAACTGCATCAAACACGCGAAAAATAGCTAA
- a CDS encoding YifB family Mg chelatase-like AAA ATPase has translation MPQSNGVKINSGQIVGLSGEIVDVEIDLAPGLHKFSIVGLPDKAVEESKDRISAAIKNSGFDSPQKKNKRITISLAPADVKKEGPVFDLAIALSYLLVSEQIDFEASEKIFFGELGLNGNLRPIKGALGLAQASQKAGFKEIYLPFENAEEAALIKGVSVFGIKNLQELTAHLQKENEIARQQETRMNTPEEFIATLDFSDIKGQETAKRGLEIAAAGGHNVSMFGPPGTGKTMLAKAFSSILPEMSFEEMIETTAIHSAAGTLNGPYMMSRPLRSPHHTSSYVALVGGGAWPKPGEITLSHRGVLFLDEFPLFEKRVIEALRQPLEDGVITVSRARGTIKFPANFILVCAMNPCPCGNAGSQTKKCTCPQQSLLKYKQRISGPITDRIDLWLEVPQVEIEKLSSEETRPEKSEEVRKRVMKAREIQASRFQKRKILTNSDMGPKDLKEFAPLSEKTKQTLNVAANRLDLSARAYHKTIKLGRTIADLENSPDISENHILEALQYRPKQIL, from the coding sequence ATGCCTCAATCTAACGGCGTAAAAATAAATTCCGGGCAAATTGTCGGACTTAGCGGAGAAATCGTTGACGTGGAAATAGATCTCGCCCCGGGGCTTCATAAATTTTCGATTGTCGGACTCCCCGACAAAGCAGTTGAAGAATCAAAAGACAGAATTTCCGCGGCTATAAAAAACAGCGGTTTTGATTCGCCCCAAAAGAAAAACAAAAGAATAACCATATCTCTCGCGCCGGCTGATGTTAAAAAAGAAGGGCCGGTTTTTGATTTGGCCATAGCCCTTTCCTATCTTCTGGTTTCCGAACAGATTGATTTCGAGGCCTCGGAAAAAATCTTTTTTGGAGAACTCGGGCTCAACGGAAATCTGCGTCCCATAAAAGGAGCGCTTGGGTTGGCGCAAGCGAGCCAAAAAGCCGGATTTAAAGAAATATACCTCCCTTTTGAAAACGCCGAGGAAGCCGCGCTTATAAAAGGCGTTTCCGTTTTTGGCATAAAAAATCTCCAAGAACTTACAGCTCATCTTCAAAAAGAAAACGAAATCGCGCGTCAACAGGAAACGCGGATGAACACCCCGGAAGAATTTATTGCCACTCTTGATTTTTCCGACATCAAAGGGCAGGAAACAGCAAAACGCGGCTTGGAAATTGCCGCGGCGGGAGGACATAATGTTTCAATGTTCGGTCCTCCGGGAACGGGGAAAACGATGCTTGCCAAAGCTTTTTCTTCAATACTCCCCGAGATGTCTTTTGAAGAAATGATAGAAACAACCGCGATTCACAGCGCGGCGGGGACATTAAACGGACCTTATATGATGTCGCGTCCGTTGCGTTCACCGCATCACACTTCTTCTTATGTCGCCCTGGTCGGCGGAGGAGCATGGCCGAAACCAGGAGAAATAACTTTAAGCCATAGGGGAGTTTTGTTTCTTGACGAGTTTCCGCTTTTTGAAAAAAGAGTGATAGAGGCTCTTCGCCAGCCGCTTGAAGACGGAGTTATTACCGTATCGCGAGCTCGGGGAACGATAAAATTTCCGGCAAATTTTATTTTGGTATGCGCAATGAATCCTTGCCCTTGCGGAAATGCCGGCTCGCAAACAAAAAAATGCACCTGCCCCCAGCAATCGCTTTTAAAATACAAACAAAGAATCTCCGGGCCGATAACCGACAGGATAGATTTATGGCTTGAAGTGCCGCAGGTTGAAATTGAAAAACTTTCATCCGAAGAAACACGGCCTGAAAAATCCGAAGAGGTGCGGAAAAGAGTAATGAAAGCGCGAGAAATCCAAGCCAGCCGTTTTCAAAAAAGAAAAATTTTAACCAACAGCGACATGGGGCCAAAAGATTTAAAAGAATTCGCTCCCCTTTCGGAAAAAACAAAACAAACATTGAACGTGGCGGCAAACAGACTGGATTTATCCGCGCGCGCATACCACAAAACAATAAAGCTCGGCCGCACAATCGCCGATCTTGAAAACTCGCCGGATATTTCGGAAAACCATATTTTAGAAGCGCTGCAATACCGGCCAAAACAGATTTTGTAA
- a CDS encoding M23 family metallopeptidase has translation MDKILGTADAQGDLEDVISNSQTARLLKPVLNSDLSAGKGDGGPTIVSQSALLPVVGPNGSMADIEENTPASDRISIYVVREGDTLTQIAEMFDVSVDTIIWSNNIKRGSMINSGDILVILPVTGVRYTVKSGDTIDSIAKKFKGDKEEIIKFNDIASGGKLAVGDEIIIPDGEAAYSSSVSSGTLQPVRNTAMPSYSGYYMRPVEGGRKSQGLHGYNGIDLATSCGEPIYASAAGDVIVSRSYGWNGGYGNYLVIAHANGTQTLYAHTSTNIVGGGWHVAKGQVIGYVGSTGKSTGCHVHFEVRGAKNPF, from the coding sequence TTGGATAAAATCTTAGGAACCGCGGATGCCCAGGGCGACCTTGAAGACGTTATAAGCAACTCTCAGACAGCGCGGCTTCTTAAACCGGTTTTGAACTCGGATTTGTCCGCCGGGAAAGGCGATGGCGGCCCGACAATTGTGAGCCAGAGCGCACTTTTACCGGTAGTGGGACCAAATGGCAGCATGGCTGATATAGAAGAAAATACCCCTGCTTCTGACCGCATAAGCATTTATGTTGTCAGAGAAGGAGATACCCTTACTCAAATCGCGGAAATGTTTGATGTGAGTGTTGATACGATAATCTGGTCAAACAACATCAAGAGAGGAAGCATGATAAATTCCGGCGACATTTTAGTGATACTTCCGGTAACGGGCGTTCGCTATACGGTAAAAAGCGGCGATACCATAGATTCTATCGCCAAGAAGTTTAAGGGGGACAAGGAAGAAATAATTAAATTTAACGATATTGCTTCCGGCGGCAAACTTGCCGTCGGCGATGAAATAATAATACCCGACGGTGAAGCGGCTTACTCTTCTTCTGTTTCAAGCGGCACCTTGCAGCCGGTAAGAAACACGGCAATGCCGAGCTACTCCGGTTATTACATGAGACCGGTTGAAGGAGGCAGAAAAAGCCAGGGACTCCATGGATATAATGGAATTGATTTGGCGACTTCCTGCGGAGAACCGATTTACGCGTCGGCCGCGGGAGATGTTATTGTCAGCAGATCTTACGGTTGGAACGGAGGCTATGGAAATTATTTGGTTATAGCCCATGCAAACGGCACGCAAACTCTTTACGCGCACACTTCAACAAATATAGTGGGAGGAGGCTGGCATGTTGCCAAAGGGCAGGTTATAGGATATGTCGGTTCAACGGGAAAATCTACCGGCTGTCATGTTCACTTTGAAGTTCGCGGTGCTAAAAATCCATTTTAA
- a CDS encoding UvrD-helicase domain-containing protein, whose protein sequence is MDILSGLNESQKEAVSHIEGPLLVVAGAGAGKTKVITHRIANLIQNGVAPEKILAVTFTNKAAAEMKNRVKNMLSEQKAANRLLRMPAMGTFHSVCASILRTNSGKIGLPASFSILDKEDSLSVIKKCLKALELNPKQFPPQKMQSLISKQKSELVKREEFSADAETEYFPKILSSVWEEYEKKLDAQKALDFDDLISETVFLFEKNPDVLEHYRDKWNYVLIDEYQDTNRSQYILTKMLAEKHRNICVVGDEDQSIYRFRGADFKNILNFEKDWPGARVVLLEQNYRSTQKILDAANSVIGKNKMRKPKKLFSLSEKGSGLALFDALNEKEEADIIAASTGELASEGIPLSEIAVLYRANFQSRALEESFLKRQIPYRVIGTRFFERKEVKDIIAYIKAALNNDDLLSVERIINEPGRGIGKIGFMAFLARRTLPPDKAKKIDEFFSFLGLAKENLLNKPLSEAICWIIEKSGYGKNLEDGTEEGLSRLENLKELSALSVKYDAEKPGEGVLKFLEDVALLTDQDTVADGEKAVKLMTVHSAKGLEFNSVFVAGLEEGLFPYSRPPQSIEDEEEERRLFYVALTRARKNLFLSFAYSRNFFGGKQINKPSRFLNEIPPELFRTIFGEEGERGEIATTNYLEI, encoded by the coding sequence ATGGATATTTTAAGCGGGCTAAACGAAAGCCAAAAAGAAGCGGTCTCCCACATAGAAGGTCCGCTTTTGGTGGTGGCGGGGGCAGGCGCCGGAAAAACCAAAGTCATCACCCACCGCATTGCCAATTTGATACAAAACGGAGTGGCGCCGGAAAAAATTTTAGCAGTCACTTTTACCAACAAAGCCGCGGCAGAAATGAAAAATCGGGTGAAAAATATGCTCTCGGAACAAAAAGCCGCCAACCGCCTTTTGCGCATGCCCGCAATGGGAACATTCCACTCCGTGTGCGCTTCCATATTAAGAACGAACAGCGGAAAGATCGGGCTTCCAGCGAGCTTTTCCATTTTAGACAAAGAAGATTCGTTAAGCGTGATAAAAAAGTGTCTGAAGGCGCTCGAGCTTAATCCGAAACAGTTTCCTCCGCAAAAAATGCAATCGCTCATCTCAAAACAAAAGTCAGAACTTGTTAAAAGAGAGGAATTTTCAGCGGACGCGGAAACCGAATATTTTCCAAAAATTCTTTCGAGCGTCTGGGAAGAATACGAAAAAAAACTGGACGCGCAAAAAGCGCTGGATTTCGACGATCTCATTTCCGAAACCGTTTTTCTTTTTGAAAAAAATCCGGACGTTCTGGAACATTACCGCGACAAATGGAACTACGTGCTCATCGATGAATACCAAGACACGAACAGAAGCCAGTACATTTTGACAAAAATGCTTGCCGAAAAACACAGGAACATCTGCGTTGTCGGCGACGAAGACCAAAGCATTTACCGGTTTCGGGGCGCGGACTTTAAAAATATTCTGAATTTTGAAAAAGACTGGCCGGGAGCAAGAGTAGTTTTACTCGAACAAAATTACCGTTCAACGCAAAAAATTCTTGACGCCGCCAATTCAGTGATAGGAAAAAACAAAATGAGAAAACCCAAAAAACTTTTTTCGCTCTCGGAAAAAGGTTCGGGACTGGCGCTTTTTGACGCGCTAAACGAAAAAGAAGAAGCCGACATAATAGCGGCTTCGACAGGAGAGCTCGCATCGGAGGGAATTCCTCTTTCGGAAATCGCTGTTTTGTACCGCGCTAATTTCCAATCTCGCGCCCTTGAAGAATCTTTTTTAAAACGCCAGATTCCCTACCGCGTTATAGGCACGAGATTTTTTGAAAGAAAAGAAGTCAAAGACATAATCGCTTACATTAAAGCCGCTTTAAACAACGACGACCTTTTAAGCGTGGAAAGAATAATAAACGAACCCGGCAGGGGAATAGGGAAAATAGGGTTTATGGCTTTTCTGGCGAGAAGGACTTTGCCTCCGGATAAGGCAAAAAAAATTGACGAATTTTTCTCATTTCTTGGCTTGGCAAAAGAAAATCTTCTAAATAAACCGCTCTCGGAAGCGATTTGTTGGATTATCGAAAAAAGCGGATACGGTAAAAATCTTGAAGACGGAACGGAAGAAGGACTTTCGCGCCTTGAAAACTTGAAAGAACTCTCGGCTTTAAGCGTGAAGTATGACGCGGAAAAGCCGGGAGAAGGAGTTTTAAAATTTCTGGAGGATGTGGCGCTTTTAACCGACCAAGACACGGTGGCCGACGGAGAAAAAGCGGTAAAACTAATGACGGTGCATTCGGCGAAAGGGCTTGAATTCAATTCTGTTTTTGTCGCGGGGCTCGAAGAAGGGCTCTTCCCTTACTCGCGCCCGCCGCAATCGATTGAAGACGAAGAAGAAGAACGCCGGCTTTTTTACGTCGCGTTAACGCGCGCGCGTAAAAATCTTTTTCTCTCTTTCGCTTACAGCCGAAATTTTTTCGGAGGAAAACAGATAAATAAGCCTTCGCGTTTTCTAAACGAAATTCCGCCGGAACTTTTCCGGACGATTTTCGGCGAAGAGGGCGAAAGAGGAGAAATCGCGACAACAAATTATCTTGAAATATGA
- the rsmA gene encoding 16S rRNA (adenine(1518)-N(6)/adenine(1519)-N(6))-dimethyltransferase RsmA yields the protein MKRLGQHFLNTSAGGKKIIADIIEAAELKKTDIVLEVGPGKGVLTEALLEKAKKVIAIEKDEKLVEFLKEKFFGRKNLQLTCGDILKIENLKIKNFKIVANIPYYITSRFLRKFLTARDQPETMVLMIQKEVAERICAKNKKESLLSISVKAYGNPKIARGVSAGNFSPPPKVDSAVIKIENISRNFFHQNGIGEEKFFETVKKGFSQKRKMLKNNLKISSEALARCGLSEKARAEDLNLKDWACLISVRKTAGSLFFEK from the coding sequence ATGAAGCGGCTCGGACAGCATTTTTTAAATACGTCGGCTGGCGGCAAAAAAATTATCGCCGACATAATAGAAGCGGCTGAACTCAAAAAAACCGATATTGTTCTTGAGGTCGGACCCGGGAAAGGCGTACTCACGGAAGCGCTTCTTGAAAAAGCGAAGAAAGTTATCGCCATCGAAAAAGACGAAAAACTTGTTGAATTCTTAAAAGAAAAATTTTTCGGGAGGAAAAATTTGCAATTGACTTGCGGCGATATTCTGAAAATTGAAAATTTGAAAATTAAAAATTTTAAAATTGTCGCAAATATCCCCTACTATATCACTTCACGGTTTTTGAGAAAATTTTTAACCGCAAGGGACCAGCCGGAAACAATGGTCTTAATGATTCAAAAAGAAGTCGCCGAAAGAATTTGCGCTAAAAATAAAAAAGAGAGCCTTTTGTCCATAAGCGTCAAGGCGTACGGAAATCCGAAAATAGCGCGCGGCGTTTCAGCCGGAAATTTTTCCCCTCCGCCCAAAGTCGATTCCGCCGTGATAAAAATAGAAAATATCTCGCGGAATTTTTTCCATCAAAACGGCATTGGAGAAGAAAAATTTTTTGAAACGGTAAAAAAGGGCTTTTCACAAAAAAGAAAGATGCTTAAAAACAATTTAAAAATTTCTTCGGAAGCGCTCGCGAGATGCGGGCTTTCGGAAAAAGCGCGCGCGGAAGATTTAAATTTAAAAGACTGGGCTTGCCTGATCTCGGTCCGCAAAACCGCGGGCTCTTTATTTTTTGAAAAATAA
- a CDS encoding YMGG-like glycine zipper-containing protein, which produces MLIGFFINHFLDKEEMVMKIRSLLVCCLATVLAIAVFGGCATIGENRKVSVEAQGSFLVILEPNQEKAVALTCSDASESGIANIAKDLRSKLEIALTEKGFVISPSAKIKVDVSITGFGGEKETMTAKGAGLGAAVGLTPGILASKNNRGKGALIGALIGAVAGAATEYATRETVVVMKVGVRVVDVDGATATTHMITKVGEINLEPTAAVGDLSDEIAKRVAQMFRVKVGG; this is translated from the coding sequence ATGTTAATTGGTTTTTTTATAAACCATTTTTTAGATAAGGAGGAAATGGTTATGAAAATCCGCAGTTTGCTTGTTTGTTGTTTGGCGACGGTTTTGGCGATAGCGGTTTTTGGCGGGTGCGCTACCATCGGTGAAAACCGAAAAGTTTCAGTAGAGGCCCAAGGTTCCTTTTTGGTTATTTTGGAACCCAATCAGGAAAAGGCCGTGGCGCTCACTTGTTCTGATGCGAGCGAGAGCGGAATTGCAAATATTGCGAAGGACCTTAGGTCAAAACTGGAAATCGCTTTGACCGAGAAGGGTTTCGTGATTTCCCCCTCTGCCAAAATTAAGGTAGACGTGAGCATTACTGGTTTTGGCGGAGAGAAGGAAACGATGACCGCTAAGGGTGCCGGATTGGGTGCGGCAGTGGGGTTGACTCCAGGGATTCTTGCTTCCAAAAACAATAGAGGCAAAGGCGCTTTAATCGGCGCGCTTATTGGTGCGGTCGCGGGTGCGGCTACGGAATATGCGACCCGAGAAACCGTGGTCGTGATGAAAGTTGGAGTCAGAGTGGTTGACGTTGATGGGGCAACCGCGACAACCCACATGATTACCAAAGTTGGTGAAATTAATTTGGAGCCAACAGCGGCAGTTGGCGATCTTTCCGATGAAATCGCGAAACGCGTCGCGCAGATGTTTCGCGTCAAAGTCGGAGGTTAA
- a CDS encoding chitobiase/beta-hexosaminidase C-terminal domain-containing protein: MAGKSLSIILLFLICANSCAGLFYPKKTFAGIMIVSDPGHTSVTTGGWIKDIAGQAMDFGLNLQDLAITVAQWTWDQKGDAMKIAMASFRKILLDAMVNQIVTWIQGGGKPKFVTDWNSFLKDTADVAGGKALEELLGRDAMASLCQPNWAIKLNISLRNPKPFQNRVMCTLSKIGVNYDDFMNDFNNGGWKAWIKIHESQNNPYGLYMDTLGEKLARENAAIEAAKNEVQTGAGFLSDKVCRRFNCGGEKYEITASQEEMASLKESQGCYCEKWEVRTPGKMVADGLSKSLFKDIDWLIENEDWQSYVVAITDALISRLLKDGVMALTSSDTDGSDNEALNRSMDIAERSSNSAQSGSAIGATGLLDRTPPTTKIEATDSWHVKITSSEESFIYYTLDGSQPTLQSSPYIDPIEITKTTSIRWVATDYAGNKEGTRSAYLNPPFTETGANLSTAAIAVSTNEIALVAGGEMAIHYTTDGSDPTISSPYYVKKIFIENTLFPIKWFGVSTSGTQENLRETAIILPLPNTDFPTIADLTTPNAVASASSTSLSQFFTLNPSGSKDDDKTPKIIMYEWDFDDDLIYDWYWVDYNRDGKVDEMKCREGGLVCAGPTMPDGRNITKGFQESQLTPTGGPGVIQVKYMNQGEKIIRLRVTDDEGLYSDTSIKVNI, from the coding sequence ATGGCAGGTAAAAGCCTATCAATAATTTTACTTTTTTTAATCTGCGCTAATTCATGCGCTGGATTGTTTTATCCGAAAAAAACTTTTGCCGGAATAATGATTGTTAGCGACCCGGGCCATACTTCGGTAACAACCGGCGGCTGGATCAAAGACATTGCAGGGCAAGCAATGGACTTCGGTTTAAACCTGCAAGATTTGGCAATAACTGTGGCCCAATGGACATGGGATCAAAAAGGAGACGCCATGAAAATAGCCATGGCTTCTTTTCGTAAAATACTTTTGGATGCCATGGTCAACCAAATAGTCACCTGGATACAAGGCGGAGGAAAACCGAAATTTGTCACGGACTGGAACAGTTTTTTGAAAGACACGGCGGATGTTGCCGGAGGCAAGGCGCTTGAAGAATTGCTCGGACGCGACGCCATGGCTTCGCTTTGCCAGCCGAACTGGGCGATAAAATTAAACATATCGTTAAGAAATCCGAAACCTTTTCAAAACAGAGTGATGTGCACTCTTTCAAAAATAGGGGTCAATTACGACGACTTTATGAACGACTTCAATAACGGCGGATGGAAAGCATGGATAAAAATTCACGAAAGCCAGAATAATCCTTATGGACTTTATATGGACACCCTTGGCGAAAAACTTGCCAGAGAAAACGCGGCTATTGAAGCCGCGAAAAATGAAGTCCAGACAGGCGCCGGATTTTTAAGCGATAAGGTATGCAGACGTTTCAATTGTGGCGGAGAAAAATACGAAATCACCGCAAGCCAGGAAGAAATGGCTTCTTTAAAAGAAAGCCAGGGCTGTTATTGTGAAAAATGGGAAGTGCGAACCCCGGGGAAAATGGTGGCAGACGGACTCTCAAAATCTCTTTTTAAAGATATTGACTGGCTTATTGAAAACGAAGACTGGCAATCATACGTAGTGGCAATAACCGATGCCTTAATAAGCCGACTTTTAAAGGACGGGGTTATGGCTTTAACTTCTTCTGACACTGATGGAAGCGACAATGAAGCTTTAAACAGAAGCATGGACATCGCCGAAAGGTCATCCAACTCCGCGCAATCTGGCTCAGCAATAGGAGCAACCGGACTTTTAGACAGAACACCCCCAACTACAAAAATAGAGGCCACGGATTCCTGGCACGTAAAAATAACATCAAGCGAAGAATCTTTCATTTACTACACGCTTGACGGTTCGCAACCAACCTTGCAATCAAGTCCATACATCGATCCGATTGAAATAACAAAAACAACTTCCATTAGATGGGTAGCAACCGATTACGCCGGGAACAAAGAAGGAACAAGGTCGGCGTATCTTAACCCGCCGTTTACCGAAACAGGGGCGAATCTCTCAACCGCGGCAATCGCCGTAAGCACCAATGAAATCGCACTTGTTGCCGGCGGAGAGATGGCAATTCATTACACCACAGATGGCAGCGACCCGACAATATCATCCCCTTATTACGTAAAAAAGATTTTTATAGAAAATACCCTCTTTCCCATAAAATGGTTTGGAGTAAGCACGTCTGGAACACAGGAAAATCTTCGCGAAACCGCGATAATCTTGCCGCTTCCCAACACCGACTTCCCCACAATCGCAGACCTCACAACTCCAAATGCCGTTGCCTCAGCCTCGTCAACTTCTTTAAGCCAGTTCTTTACATTGAATCCGTCGGGGTCAAAAGATGACGATAAAACTCCAAAGATAATAATGTACGAATGGGATTTTGATGACGACCTTATTTATGATTGGTACTGGGTTGATTACAACCGCGACGGAAAAGTTGATGAAATGAAATGCAGGGAAGGAGGACTTGTGTGCGCGGGTCCGACAATGCCCGACGGCCGAAATATCACCAAAGGGTTCCAGGAATCGCAGCTCACGCCGACCGGAGGACCAGGCGTGATACAAGTGAAATACATGAACCAAGGAGAAAAAATAATCCGGCTAAGAGTCACGGACGATGAAGGACTTTATAGCGACACAAGCATTAAAGTTAATATTTGA